The following are from one region of the Klebsiella aerogenes genome:
- a CDS encoding CoA pyrophosphatase, with translation MAANALELDDFLSRFQLLRPQPSPQALNQRQAAVLVPIVRRAQPGLLLTQRSPLLRKHAGQVAFPGGAVDNTDATLIAAALREAQEEVAIPPEVVEVIGVLPPVDSVTGFQVTPVVGIIPPDLHYHASQDEVSAVFEMPLEEALRLGRYHPLDIHRRGNSHRVWLSWYQHYFVWGMTAGIIRELALQIGTRP, from the coding sequence ATGGCGGCTAACGCCCTCGAACTGGACGACTTTCTTTCCCGTTTTCAACTGTTGCGCCCACAGCCTTCGCCACAGGCGCTGAACCAACGTCAGGCGGCGGTACTGGTGCCGATCGTGCGCCGAGCGCAGCCCGGTCTGCTGTTGACCCAGCGTTCGCCGCTGCTGCGCAAGCACGCCGGCCAGGTCGCCTTTCCCGGCGGGGCGGTGGATAACACCGACGCGACATTAATTGCCGCCGCGCTGCGCGAAGCTCAGGAAGAAGTGGCGATCCCGCCGGAGGTCGTTGAGGTGATTGGCGTGCTGCCGCCGGTCGACAGCGTCACCGGCTTTCAGGTGACCCCGGTCGTTGGCATTATCCCGCCGGATCTGCATTATCACGCCAGCCAGGATGAAGTCTCGGCGGTATTTGAAATGCCGCTGGAAGAGGCGCTGCGTCTGGGGCGCTACCACCCGCTGGACATCCACCGCCGCGGCAATTCTCATCGCGTCTGGTTATCGTGGTACCAGCATTATTTTGTCTGGGGAATGACCGCCGGTATTATTCGCGAGCTGGCGCTGCAAATCGGCACCCGCCCTTAG
- a CDS encoding RidA family protein encodes MTITRIDAEARWSDVVIHNQTIYYTGVPENLDADAFEQTANTLAQIDAVLEKQGSNKSRILDATIFLANKDDFAAMNKAWDAWVVAGHAPVRCTVQATLMKPQYKVEIKIIAAA; translated from the coding sequence ATGACAATTACGCGTATTGATGCTGAAGCCCGCTGGTCTGATGTCGTGATCCACAACCAGACTATCTATTATACCGGAGTGCCGGAAAACCTCGACGCCGATGCGTTTGAACAAACCGCCAACACTCTGGCGCAAATTGACGCCGTGCTGGAAAAACAGGGCAGCAACAAGTCGCGTATCCTTGATGCCACCATTTTTCTCGCCAACAAAGACGATTTTGCGGCGATGAACAAAGCCTGGGATGCCTGGGTTGTCGCCGGTCACGCGCCGGTGCGCTGCACCGTACAGGCGACCCTGATGAAGCCACAGTATAAAGTTGAGATCAAAATTATCGCCGCGGCGTAA
- the sdaA gene encoding L-serine ammonia-lyase has product MISIFDMFKVGIGPSSSHTVGPMKAGKQFVDDLVEKGLLNEVTRVAVDVYGSLSLTGKGHHTDIAIIMGLAGNLPATVDIDAIPAFIRDVETRGRLLLANGQHEVDFPADDGMRFRSDNLPLHENGMTLHAWAGEKEIYSKTYYSIGGGFIVDEEHFGKEDANELQVPYPFKSAQEMLGYCKETGLSLSGMVMQNELALHSKKEIEAYFDNVWQTMRACIDRGMNTEGVLPGPLRVPRRASALRRLLVASDKLSNDPMNVVDWVNMFALAVNEENAAGGRVVTAPTNGACGIVPAVLAYYDHFIESVSPDIYIRYFMASGAIGALYKMNASISGAEVGCQGEVGVACSMAAAGLAELLGASPEQVCVAAEIGMEHNLGLTCDPVAGQVQVPCIERNAIASVKAINAARMAMRRTSEPRVSLDKVIETMYETGKDMNAKYRETSRGGLAIKVQCD; this is encoded by the coding sequence GTGATTAGTATATTCGACATGTTCAAGGTGGGGATTGGTCCCTCATCTTCCCATACTGTAGGGCCGATGAAGGCCGGTAAACAGTTCGTCGATGACCTGGTCGAAAAGGGATTGCTTAATGAAGTGACGCGCGTCGCGGTTGACGTCTACGGGTCGCTTTCATTAACCGGCAAAGGCCACCACACGGACATCGCTATTATCATGGGACTGGCGGGCAATCTGCCTGCTACAGTCGACATTGACGCGATCCCGGCATTTATCCGCGACGTTGAAACGCGCGGCCGTCTGCTGCTGGCAAACGGGCAGCACGAAGTCGACTTCCCGGCGGATGACGGCATGCGTTTTCGTAGCGACAACCTGCCGCTGCATGAAAACGGCATGACGCTCCATGCCTGGGCGGGCGAAAAAGAAATCTACAGCAAGACTTACTATTCTATCGGCGGCGGTTTTATCGTCGACGAAGAGCATTTCGGCAAAGAAGACGCGAACGAACTACAGGTTCCGTATCCGTTTAAATCGGCGCAGGAAATGTTGGGTTACTGTAAGGAGACCGGGCTGTCGCTCTCCGGCATGGTCATGCAGAACGAACTGGCGCTGCACAGCAAGAAAGAGATCGAAGCGTATTTCGATAACGTCTGGCAAACCATGCGTGCGTGTATCGATCGCGGCATGAATACCGAAGGCGTACTGCCAGGTCCGCTGCGCGTGCCGCGTCGCGCCTCGGCGCTGCGTCGTTTGCTGGTGGCCAGCGATAAGCTGTCTAACGACCCGATGAACGTTGTCGACTGGGTGAACATGTTCGCCCTGGCGGTCAATGAAGAGAACGCCGCCGGCGGACGCGTTGTTACCGCGCCAACCAATGGCGCGTGCGGGATCGTCCCGGCGGTGCTCGCCTACTACGATCACTTTATCGAGTCCGTTAGCCCGGATATCTATATTCGCTACTTTATGGCTTCCGGCGCGATTGGCGCGCTATACAAGATGAATGCGTCTATTTCCGGCGCAGAAGTCGGCTGCCAGGGCGAAGTCGGCGTGGCCTGTTCGATGGCGGCGGCGGGTCTGGCCGAGCTACTCGGCGCCAGCCCGGAACAGGTATGCGTGGCGGCGGAAATCGGCATGGAGCACAACCTCGGTCTGACCTGCGACCCGGTCGCCGGACAGGTTCAGGTACCGTGTATCGAGCGTAACGCTATTGCGTCAGTGAAGGCGATTAACGCCGCGCGGATGGCGATGCGCCGCACCAGCGAGCCGCGCGTCTCCCTCGATAAAGTTATCGAGACCATGTACGAAACGGGTAAAGATATGAACGCCAAGTACCGCGAAACGTCTCGCGGAGGACTGGCAATCAAAGTCCAGTGTGACTAA
- the pabB gene encoding aminodeoxychorismate synthase component 1: MLSPAIITLPWRPDAAEHYFAPLSATPWAMLLHSGFADHPHNRFDIIVATPRATLVTHGEQTWVNDGKSADVSLDDPLLLLQQQLDRCQFAPQAHEDLPFLGGALGLFGYDLGRRFERLPRRAQADIALPDMAVGIYDWALIVDHQRQQVSLLSYEDPQQRLQWLEAQTRQQVDPFALTSPWRSNMNRQQYGEKFRQVQAYLHSGDCYQVNLAQRFQASYRGDEWQAFRQLNAANRAPFSAFIRLEEGAILSLSPERFIQLHQGEIQTRPIKGTLPRLDSPQEDALQAAKLANSPKDRAENLMIVDLMRNDIGRVAEPGSVRVPELFVVEPFPAVHHLVSTITARLPATLDASDLLRAAFPGGSITGAPKVRAMEIIDELEPQRRNAWCGSIGYLSLCGNMDTSITIRTLTAWQGQLYCSAGGGIVADSEEAAEYQETFDKVNRILHQLES; encoded by the coding sequence ATGTTGTCCCCCGCTATTATTACCCTGCCCTGGCGCCCGGATGCCGCCGAACATTATTTCGCGCCATTAAGCGCGACGCCGTGGGCGATGCTGCTGCACTCCGGCTTTGCCGACCACCCGCATAACCGTTTTGATATTATCGTCGCGACACCGCGCGCCACGCTGGTCACCCACGGCGAGCAAACCTGGGTCAACGACGGCAAAAGCGCTGACGTTTCGCTGGACGATCCGCTGCTTCTGCTGCAACAGCAACTGGATCGCTGTCAGTTCGCCCCACAGGCGCATGAAGACCTGCCGTTTCTCGGTGGCGCGCTGGGGTTATTCGGCTACGATCTTGGCCGCCGCTTTGAGCGGCTTCCCCGCCGGGCGCAGGCCGATATCGCACTGCCGGACATGGCGGTCGGGATTTATGACTGGGCGCTGATTGTCGATCATCAGCGCCAGCAGGTGTCGTTGCTCAGCTACGAGGATCCGCAACAGCGCCTGCAGTGGCTGGAAGCGCAAACGCGCCAGCAGGTTGACCCCTTCGCCCTCACCTCGCCCTGGCGGTCGAATATGAACCGCCAGCAATATGGCGAAAAATTCCGTCAGGTGCAGGCGTATTTGCACAGTGGCGACTGCTACCAGGTCAATCTGGCGCAGCGTTTTCAGGCCAGCTATCGTGGTGATGAATGGCAAGCGTTCCGTCAGCTTAACGCCGCCAACCGCGCCCCATTCAGCGCCTTTATCCGCCTGGAGGAAGGGGCGATTCTAAGCCTGTCGCCGGAGCGTTTTATCCAACTGCATCAGGGCGAGATCCAGACGCGCCCGATTAAAGGTACCCTGCCGCGGCTCGATTCCCCGCAGGAAGATGCACTGCAGGCCGCAAAGTTGGCAAACTCGCCGAAAGACCGCGCCGAGAACCTGATGATTGTCGACCTGATGCGTAACGACATCGGTCGCGTCGCCGAACCGGGCAGCGTTCGCGTTCCCGAGCTATTCGTGGTCGAACCGTTCCCGGCGGTGCATCACCTGGTGAGCACTATCACCGCCCGATTGCCTGCTACGCTTGATGCCAGCGATCTGCTGCGCGCGGCCTTCCCCGGCGGCTCCATCACTGGCGCGCCGAAAGTTCGCGCCATGGAGATCATCGACGAACTGGAACCACAGCGGCGCAACGCCTGGTGCGGCAGCATCGGCTATCTCAGCCTGTGCGGCAATATGGATACCAGCATTACCATCCGCACTCTGACCGCCTGGCAGGGGCAGCTGTACTGCTCCGCCGGCGGCGGTATTGTGGCGGACAGCGAAGAAGCGGCGGAATATCAGGAAACTTTTGATAAAGTTAACCGTATCCTGCACCAACTGGAGAGCTAG
- a CDS encoding YoaH family protein, whose amino-acid sequence MFAGLPSLSHEQQQKAVERIQELMAQGMSSGQAIALVADELRATHTGDRIVARFEDEDEDE is encoded by the coding sequence ATGTTTGCAGGTTTACCTTCGCTGAGCCATGAGCAACAGCAAAAAGCGGTCGAACGTATTCAGGAACTGATGGCGCAAGGCATGAGCAGCGGCCAGGCTATCGCCCTGGTGGCCGATGAACTGCGCGCCACGCATACCGGCGACCGGATCGTAGCGCGCTTCGAAGATGAAGACGAAGACGAGTAA